Below is a window of Tolypothrix bouteillei VB521301 DNA.
TAAACAACATCAGCTCCTGTTTCTTCCAGGAAAGATACTTGCCTTTCTATTTTGTTAGGTAAGATGTAATCATCTGCATCCAAATACTGAATATACTTGCCTTTTGATAATGCTAAACCCGTGTTTCTAGCGTAATTTCCTCCTCTATGGCTTACACTCTGCCAAATAACTTTTTTTCCATAACTTTTGACAATTTCTAAAGAATTATCAGTTGAACCATCATCAACAACTATAATCTCTATGTTTGGGTATGTTTGTTGCAAACAACTGTCAATTGCTTCTGCTATCCATCTTTCTGTATTAAAGCACGGAATAATCACTGATACGAGGGGTGGCATATGTTCATTTCCTAATTTTCAAAAGAACAGGGGAATACATCAAACCCAAAGTCAATAAGTATTTTTTATTTTTTCAAACCCAGTTTTATTTATTAATAACTTTCCAATGTCTGGGCTGATAAAACAAAGATTGACTGATGATTTTATTCGCTCTTACTACAAATCTAAAAGACTCTACTATATCGAAAGAGCGAATGCCTTCTTTTACATAGACTTTGGCGCTATATAGACCAGGTAATAAGCAACAGTAAGGCATTTGCATCTGTATTTCCACTTTACCTGGAAGTATCTCAAGGAATTCGTTATCACTTGATGAAGTAATATACAAAACTCGTTCGTTCTGTCCGGATAAAGCAGTAATTAATATACCTATATTGAGATTTTCTACTTTTATATGTGCTGCACATTCAACACATAAATAGCCTGGTTCACCAGACAGAAGAGTATCGAGTATGTTTCCTTGCTCATCCTTAAAACATAAGGAAATAACATCAATGCCAGGACTGTCGCTCTTTTGTTTTTCGGGTAAATACATTACGCCTGAAGCTGCTTCTGTACCTCCCAAACAAAGGTCTTCTTCGTACTTACGAATGACAGAGCCTGTTTCACCAGAAGTTATCAAATTACCTTTTTTTAAATAAATCGAAGATTCACAAACATTTAAGACAACATGAGGATTGTGAGAAACTAAAATAAAAGCTGTACCCTGTTCTCTAAGTTTTGCCAATTTTTGATAACATTTCATTCTAAAAGAAATGTCTCCTACAGCTAGCACTTCATCAATCAGCAAAACGTCAGGTTCAATGTGAACTGCACACGCAAATCCCAATCTTGCTGCCATTCCAGAACTATAAGTTTGTACTGGAGCATCAATCGCATCTGCAATTCCGGCAAAATCAACGACCTCCTGAAATTTCTCTTCAATTTCTTCAGTCGATAAACCCAGTACAGACATATTTGCGTAGATATTTTCTCGTCCCGATAGGATGGGATTAAACCCTGCACCGAGAGCAATCAGAGGAGC
It encodes the following:
- a CDS encoding ABC transporter ATP-binding protein, whose translation is MTNLIEKQTTTHPEETEVVISAKNVSKKFCRDLKNSLFYGLQDIAIELTGGTRKSDTLRAKEFWALSNVSFELKRGEALGLVGSNGAGKSTLLRIISGLIKPDTGSVKVRGRVAPLIALGAGFNPILSGRENIYANMSVLGLSTEEIEEKFQEVVDFAGIADAIDAPVQTYSSGMAARLGFACAVHIEPDVLLIDEVLAVGDISFRMKCYQKLAKLREQGTAFILVSHNPHVVLNVCESSIYLKKGNLITSGETGSVIRKYEEDLCLGGTEAASGVMYLPEKQKSDSPGIDVISLCFKDEQGNILDTLLSGEPGYLCVECAAHIKVENLNIGILITALSGQNERVLYITSSSDNEFLEILPGKVEIQMQMPYCCLLPGLYSAKVYVKEGIRSFDIVESFRFVVRANKIISQSLFYQPRHWKVINK